DNA from Raphanus sativus cultivar WK10039 unplaced genomic scaffold, ASM80110v3 Scaffold1347, whole genome shotgun sequence:
GAAGACCCGGTTGGACAAGAGATGGAAGTAGAATCCTCATGAACAGTCCACAGCAGATGTAGGTGTGTGAATCCCTGATGATTCTATAAGACGTCTTATCTCAGACTTCTTTGAGTAGAAGCCGTGATCAAGATCCGAGACTTGTGTTTTGTCAGGATCTGCTCCATATTCAGCAGGGATAAACCTCTGCAATCAGACAATGTCATGTTCAATGTCCAAATACTAAAATGTGAATGATGGAgagagagggggagagagaAGACCTTGATGGAGGGAGATCGTTTGATGACATTGATGAGGAGTTTCTGATCAAGAACGTGTTTTGAAGGAATGGCAGAGATGACCACGTCTACTTTCATCACTGCTTCTTCTAAGCTTTCTCATCCTCTAATGAACCCTAAACCCTCCAATAACCAAATTAAACGAAGAATTAAAAAAAGAGCAAAACTTTCAGATTTAATTTGAGAGAGATTAATGGagaaaaggaagagactttGAGGAGAGTGACGCCGGCGGAGGAGAGAGATTCGAGCTTAACGGACTTGGAAGGATCATCGGGGAAAGCAGAGTTTCTGATGAGGGCGAAAGTCGGGTGACCCGATTGGATGCTGAAACGGGTCAAGTAGTGCCCCAATCTTCCCGTTGCTCCGATGACCAATACTCTGCTCTTCTCCATGTTCCCCCTA
Protein-coding regions in this window:
- the LOC108828165 gene encoding LOW QUALITY PROTEIN: probable pinoresinol-lariciresinol reductase 3 (The sequence of the model RefSeq protein was modified relative to this genomic sequence to represent the inferred CDS: inserted 3 bases in 3 codons; deleted 1 base in 1 codon): MEKSRVLVIGATGRLGHYLTRFSIQSGHPTFALIRNSAFPDDPSKSVKLESLSSAGVTLLKGSLEDEXSLEEAVMKVDVVISAIPSKHVLDQKLLINVIKRSPSIKRFIPAEYGADPDKTQVSDLDHGFYSKKSEIRRLIESSGIXHTYICCGLFMRILLPSLVQPGLQSPPMDKVTVFGDGNVKAVFVNEVDAAAFTIKTIDDPRTLNKTLYLRPPGNVCSMNDLVELWEGKIEKKLEKTFVTESQLLEKIKETPYPDDMEMVFIYSXFIRGHHTYFDIDESCGGVNGTELYPDVKYITVSEFLDTLL